From the Desulfarculaceae bacterium genome, one window contains:
- a CDS encoding DUF1328 domain-containing protein: protein MLKLTFGLLIITLVTGVFAFTNISKAVPDISEILFLAFLVLFLLALIGWLLFRRRAQNQML, encoded by the coding sequence ATGCTCAAGTTGACCTTTGGATTACTGATAATAACTTTAGTGACCGGCGTTTTTGCTTTCACCAATATCTCAAAAGCTGTGCCAGACATCTCTGAAATCTTGTTCTTGGCTTTCCTGGTGCTTTTTCTCTTGGCGCTTATCGGCTGGCTGCTGTTCCGTCGCAGGGCGCAGAACCAAATGCTCTGA
- a CDS encoding PAS domain-containing protein: MPPDKGKPTRAGKPASAKAKAKKSAAPRDESFPILGLGASAGGLEALKQFFEAMPPDSGMAFLVLTHLDPDHTSILPELVQRYTSMEVKAAEDKTKVSPNRVYVAPPNKDMALLKGEILLLDPESPRGHRLPIDFFFRQLAQDQGDRAGCIILSGTGSDGSLGLRDIKGAGGLVMAQELSSAKYDGMPSSAMGTGLVDLVLPPDQMPAKLIYYFNAPHVPIAQDAQPAELNGSGGEPVQKILVLLRDRVGHDFTCYKQSTITRRIQRRMSIQQIDGIEKYLRYVRSNPSELDALFKDLLIGVTSFFRDPQAFEAIKEKVIPRLLEQLKPKQALRVWVPGCSTGEEVYSLVIIIKECLARAGKEVPLQVFGTDIDKVAVDKARAGLYPASIAADFSPERLARYFSEEPGYYRVTKELRDPVVFSVQDVMKDPPFSKLDLLCCRNLLIYLDGAAQKKLLPLFHYTLKPQGMLFLGSSESIGGFADLFKVWDKKWKIYSRKPTSGAIRQIIDFPTGPVTRDSAGEGMAQPLRVAGEADLAKEARNLVLSEFSPATVIVDPKGEVQYIHGHTGKFLEPAVGRASHKISAMAREGLRLELAAALRKAQASGQVVRSAGVEVKINGGHQYVDLTVKPLDKPEPMRGLLAVVFEETRQPPTNVQAKGRQTPDADLVERLADLEQELQHTRERHQGAIEELETSNEELKSINEELQSANEELQSTNEELEATKEEQQSLNEELATVNTELQAKIDELAQSQDDLKNLLTSTEIATVFLGNDLTVKRFTPEAVKLINLIASDVGRPLRHLVTNLAYDDLVADASAVIKSLKADEKEVCTKDGVWYLMRIMPYRTMDNRIDGVVVTFSNIDKQKKAQEALSLLNKALKESGADLKSLLKIRDGELKKALAELSETSGGEDRKKS, encoded by the coding sequence ATGCCCCCAGACAAAGGCAAGCCTACCCGCGCTGGCAAACCGGCTTCGGCCAAAGCCAAGGCCAAGAAATCCGCCGCCCCACGCGATGAGAGCTTCCCCATACTGGGCCTGGGAGCTTCGGCGGGCGGACTGGAAGCACTCAAGCAGTTCTTTGAGGCCATGCCCCCGGATTCGGGTATGGCTTTTCTGGTGTTGACGCATCTTGATCCCGACCACACCAGCATCCTGCCCGAACTAGTCCAGAGATACACATCCATGGAAGTGAAGGCGGCCGAGGACAAGACCAAGGTTAGTCCCAACCGGGTATACGTGGCCCCACCCAACAAGGACATGGCCCTTTTGAAGGGCGAGATATTGTTGCTGGACCCGGAGTCGCCCCGGGGCCATCGGCTTCCCATCGACTTCTTTTTCCGGCAATTGGCCCAGGATCAGGGTGATAGGGCCGGGTGCATAATTCTATCCGGCACCGGCTCGGACGGCTCCCTGGGCCTCAGGGACATCAAGGGCGCGGGTGGGCTGGTTATGGCCCAGGAGCTTTCCTCGGCCAAGTATGACGGCATGCCCTCCAGCGCCATGGGCACTGGCTTGGTTGACCTGGTTCTTCCGCCCGACCAGATGCCTGCCAAGCTAATCTACTATTTCAACGCCCCGCATGTGCCGATCGCCCAAGATGCTCAGCCAGCCGAGTTAAATGGATCCGGCGGGGAGCCCGTGCAAAAGATCCTGGTGCTGTTGAGAGACCGGGTAGGCCACGATTTTACCTGTTACAAGCAAAGCACGATCACACGACGAATCCAGCGGCGTATGAGCATCCAGCAAATCGACGGAATAGAAAAATACCTTCGCTACGTCCGGTCCAATCCCAGCGAGCTGGACGCCTTGTTCAAGGATCTATTGATTGGAGTGACCAGCTTCTTCCGGGACCCCCAGGCTTTCGAGGCCATCAAGGAAAAGGTCATCCCCAGACTTTTGGAACAACTGAAGCCCAAGCAGGCCCTGCGGGTGTGGGTGCCGGGCTGCTCCACCGGCGAGGAGGTGTATTCCCTGGTCATTATCATAAAGGAGTGCCTGGCCAGGGCGGGGAAAGAAGTACCTCTGCAGGTGTTTGGCACGGACATCGACAAGGTGGCGGTGGACAAGGCCCGGGCGGGGCTGTACCCCGCCAGCATTGCCGCGGACTTCAGCCCCGAGCGGCTGGCACGCTATTTCAGCGAAGAGCCCGGCTATTACAGGGTCACCAAGGAACTGCGCGATCCGGTGGTGTTCTCGGTGCAGGACGTCATGAAAGACCCGCCCTTTTCCAAGCTGGATCTGCTCTGCTGCCGCAACCTGCTCATCTACCTGGACGGGGCGGCCCAAAAAAAGCTCCTCCCTTTATTTCACTACACGCTTAAGCCGCAAGGGATGCTTTTCCTGGGCTCTTCCGAATCAATCGGGGGCTTTGCCGACCTATTCAAGGTGTGGGACAAGAAGTGGAAGATATATTCCCGCAAGCCAACCTCCGGGGCGATTCGGCAGATTATCGACTTTCCCACCGGGCCGGTCACCCGCGATTCGGCGGGTGAAGGAATGGCTCAGCCGCTAAGGGTTGCCGGTGAGGCCGATCTGGCCAAGGAAGCCCGTAACCTGGTGCTATCGGAGTTTTCTCCGGCAACGGTCATCGTGGACCCAAAAGGCGAGGTGCAATACATCCACGGCCATACCGGCAAGTTCCTGGAACCAGCGGTAGGCCGAGCCAGCCATAAGATTTCAGCCATGGCCCGTGAGGGGCTGCGCCTGGAACTGGCCGCCGCCCTCCGTAAGGCCCAGGCCAGCGGTCAAGTGGTGCGCTCTGCCGGAGTGGAGGTCAAGATCAACGGGGGGCACCAGTATGTGGACCTCACGGTCAAGCCCCTGGATAAACCAGAGCCCATGCGGGGACTACTGGCGGTAGTGTTTGAGGAGACAAGGCAGCCCCCGACAAATGTCCAGGCCAAAGGCAGGCAAACACCGGACGCTGATTTGGTCGAGCGCTTGGCCGATCTGGAGCAGGAACTGCAGCACACCCGGGAGAGACACCAGGGGGCCATTGAGGAACTGGAGACATCCAACGAGGAGCTAAAGTCCATAAACGAGGAGTTGCAGTCGGCCAACGAGGAGCTGCAAAGCACCAACGAGGAACTTGAAGCCACCAAGGAGGAGCAGCAGTCGCTCAACGAGGAACTGGCCACGGTCAACACCGAGTTGCAGGCCAAGATCGACGAACTGGCCCAGTCCCAGGACGACCTGAAAAACCTGCTGACCAGCACCGAAATCGCCACAGTGTTCCTGGGCAACGACCTGACCGTAAAGCGCTTCACTCCCGAAGCCGTCAAATTGATCAATCTCATCGCCAGTGACGTGGGGCGCCCTTTGCGTCACTTGGTTACCAACCTTGCTTACGACGATCTGGTGGCCGATGCCAGCGCAGTGATCAAGAGCCTTAAAGCCGATGAGAAGGAGGTGTGCACCAAGGACGGGGTCTGGTACCTGATGCGCATCATGCCCTACCGCACCATGGACAACAGGATAGACGGAGTGGTGGTCACCTTCAGCAACATTGACAAGCAGAAAAAGGCCCAGGAGGCCTTGTCGCTGCTAAACAAGGCTCTCAAGGAATCAGGGGCTGATCTGAAAAGCTTGCTTAAAATTCGTGACGGAGAACTGAAAAAGGCGCTGGCCGAGTTGAGCGAGACTTCCGGCGGCGAGGATAGAAAGAAGAGTTAA
- a CDS encoding response regulator: MRRKAEELLCSAPEDVSRLDSRDLTEILHELRVHQAELEIQNEELRRAQVELGQARDLYFDLYELAPVGYLSLDQKGFITRANLTAANLLGLDRSVLIRRPLGTFMDQEGANTFRLFRKALTDSGSKQTCEVGLVPKKGPAIHARLEGIPELDEQGNSTGFRLVMVDITKRKKAEEERAQALTQAQRREKEVRALLQGSQKVQTSHDFQVAARELFDICSGVMDVPAGYVAMLSEDGQENELLFLEAGGLPCLVDPELPMPVRGLRAQCYKTGKPVYENDFAGSNWHKLLPPGHVKLENVLFAPLNVQGRTVGVMGLANKPGGFSSGDARLVEAFGDIAAMSLNNIRLLDGLKNSEKRFHELFNHMSTGVAIYEAQGDGERFVFRHINPAGLRSAGYEEGDVIGHEVREAFPGVEKFGLFEVFQRVWRTGEAEHHPISFYEDERVIQWVENYVFRLPNGDLVAMYDDLTQQKQLEEGKQDMEAQLRQSQKMEAVGTLAGGIAHDFNNILAAIMGYGELAQEKILDGEDASTDIAEILKGAVRASNLVKRILTFSRGMSAAVTALDLNRIVADTAVLLRDTLPRMIELQTDLGADVGIFKGDHTQFEQVIINLATNARDAMPEGGNLLLETSKENANDLHCTACAGRFSGEYIRFRVKDSGTGMDRKTLCKVFDPFFTTKEVGKGTGLGLSMIFGIVQGHSGHIVVESALGEGTTVDIYLPQLEGSVEPETQTAVGEIIAGGDETILLVDDEPAIVNIGGKVLTGAGYKVLSASTGEEAVGIYRNLGRKIDLVVLDLSMPGMGGHKCLRELLSLSPELKIIVSTGYARDGDLDETMSDGAAALLSKPFKIREMLEIVRQVLDA; this comes from the coding sequence TTGCGGCGCAAGGCCGAGGAACTTCTGTGCTCCGCTCCTGAAGACGTCTCCCGTCTAGATTCCCGGGACCTTACAGAAATTTTGCACGAGTTGCGGGTGCACCAAGCCGAACTGGAGATCCAGAACGAGGAACTGCGCCGGGCCCAGGTGGAGTTGGGCCAGGCGCGCGACCTCTACTTTGACTTGTACGAACTTGCTCCGGTGGGCTACTTGAGCCTTGACCAAAAAGGCTTTATCACCAGGGCCAACCTCACAGCGGCCAACCTGCTGGGCTTGGATCGCAGCGTTTTAATACGACGCCCGCTTGGCACCTTCATGGACCAAGAGGGAGCGAACACTTTCAGGCTGTTCCGAAAAGCCTTGACCGACTCAGGTTCCAAACAAACCTGTGAAGTGGGGCTGGTCCCCAAGAAAGGGCCAGCCATCCACGCCCGCCTGGAGGGCATCCCCGAGCTTGACGAGCAGGGGAATTCCACCGGTTTCCGCTTGGTCATGGTGGACATCACCAAGCGCAAGAAAGCCGAGGAAGAACGCGCCCAGGCCCTGACCCAAGCCCAACGCCGCGAAAAGGAAGTAAGGGCCCTGCTGCAAGGATCGCAAAAGGTCCAGACCAGCCATGACTTCCAGGTGGCGGCCAGGGAGCTTTTCGATATATGCTCCGGCGTTATGGATGTACCCGCCGGTTATGTGGCCATGCTCTCGGAGGACGGCCAGGAAAATGAGTTGTTGTTCCTGGAGGCGGGCGGCTTGCCCTGCCTGGTGGACCCGGAACTGCCCATGCCCGTCCGGGGCCTGCGGGCCCAGTGTTACAAAACCGGCAAGCCGGTCTACGAAAATGACTTCGCGGGAAGCAACTGGCATAAGCTTTTGCCTCCGGGTCACGTAAAGCTGGAGAACGTGCTTTTCGCTCCGCTGAATGTGCAAGGCAGGACCGTGGGGGTCATGGGCCTGGCCAATAAGCCGGGGGGCTTCTCTTCGGGAGACGCCCGCCTGGTGGAAGCATTCGGGGACATCGCGGCCATGTCCCTGAACAACATTCGCCTGCTTGATGGCCTGAAGAACAGCGAGAAACGCTTCCACGAGCTTTTCAACCACATGAGCACCGGCGTGGCCATCTACGAGGCGCAAGGGGATGGCGAGCGGTTCGTTTTCCGCCACATCAACCCGGCGGGGCTGCGTAGCGCAGGATATGAAGAAGGAGATGTGATCGGCCACGAGGTCCGAGAGGCTTTCCCTGGAGTGGAAAAATTTGGCCTGTTCGAGGTGTTTCAGCGGGTTTGGCGCACTGGTGAGGCCGAGCACCACCCCATCAGTTTTTACGAGGATGAGCGCGTCATCCAGTGGGTAGAAAACTACGTTTTCAGGCTGCCCAACGGTGATTTGGTGGCCATGTACGATGACCTCACTCAACAAAAACAGTTGGAGGAGGGCAAGCAGGACATGGAGGCGCAACTGCGCCAGTCCCAAAAAATGGAGGCCGTGGGGACCCTGGCCGGGGGCATCGCCCACGACTTCAACAACATCCTGGCCGCCATCATGGGTTATGGGGAACTCGCCCAGGAAAAAATCCTTGACGGCGAGGACGCATCAACGGATATCGCGGAAATTCTCAAGGGAGCCGTGCGGGCCAGTAATCTGGTAAAGCGCATTCTGACTTTCTCCCGCGGCATGAGTGCGGCGGTCACGGCTTTGGACCTCAACCGCATCGTGGCCGATACAGCGGTCTTGCTGCGTGACACCTTGCCCCGCATGATTGAATTGCAAACCGACTTGGGCGCGGATGTCGGCATTTTCAAAGGCGACCATACCCAGTTCGAGCAGGTGATTATAAACCTGGCCACCAACGCACGCGACGCAATGCCCGAAGGCGGCAATTTGTTGCTTGAGACCTCTAAGGAAAATGCAAACGACCTCCACTGTACAGCCTGCGCCGGCAGGTTCTCTGGCGAATACATCCGATTTCGGGTCAAGGACAGCGGCACCGGCATGGACCGGAAAACCTTGTGCAAGGTATTCGATCCGTTTTTTACCACCAAGGAGGTGGGCAAGGGCACCGGGCTGGGCCTCTCCATGATCTTCGGCATAGTCCAGGGGCACAGCGGTCACATAGTGGTAGAGAGCGCCCTGGGAGAAGGCACAACGGTGGACATCTACCTGCCCCAACTGGAAGGCAGTGTCGAACCAGAAACCCAGACCGCGGTGGGAGAAATCATAGCCGGTGGTGATGAAACAATTCTTCTGGTGGATGACGAGCCGGCGATTGTAAACATCGGGGGAAAGGTGTTGACCGGCGCTGGGTATAAGGTGCTTTCCGCCTCGACCGGCGAGGAGGCAGTGGGCATTTACCGTAACCTTGGCCGGAAAATCGATTTGGTCGTTCTTGACCTGAGCATGCCTGGCATGGGGGGGCACAAGTGCTTGCGGGAGTTGCTTTCCCTATCTCCTGAGCTCAAGATCATTGTTTCCACGGGCTATGCCCGCGACGGTGATCTCGATGAGACCATGTCGGATGGCGCTGCCGCCTTGCTGTCCAAGCCTTTCAAAATACGTGAGATGCTTGAGATCGTCCGCCAGGTGCTGGATGCCTAA
- a CDS encoding B12-binding domain-containing radical SAM protein, giving the protein MINPSNPLVSIVNVKESRWNRYRVWKPLSLMVLAGLTPSEWEIQIIDENLGAPDYTALPRPDLVGITAFTSQANRAYEVAAHFRRLGVPVVMGGIHATMCREEAMERVDAVVAGEAEGIWPEVLEDAQNGRLRQRYDGGLADIKDVPMARHDLLNGGYACGAIQTTRGCPLNCSFCSVTAFNGAHYRQRPIADVVREFQLIREKHVLVVDDNLVGTRREHVARAKDLFRAMAQAKLGKQWFAQASINFADDDELLTLAAKAGCIGVFIGFESPTPEGLREIGKKFNLQKDRDFPGSVQRIQRHGILVAGSFIIGLDTDKPGVGKLIAETARRYGVDNLNALFLTPLPGTRLWDQMKSDNRIALNEFPEDWKYFTLTFPVARYKNLSLEGIIQEMIACDWNFYSMRRILCRAWSSIWRRCKPLVSLAGNFSYKKNLRLNRKSYAGFQSYAEAKGLT; this is encoded by the coding sequence TTGATCAATCCATCCAACCCGCTCGTAAGCATCGTCAATGTTAAAGAGAGCCGTTGGAACCGCTACCGAGTGTGGAAGCCGCTCAGCCTAATGGTTCTGGCTGGCCTGACCCCATCGGAGTGGGAGATCCAGATCATAGACGAGAACCTCGGCGCGCCGGACTATACGGCTCTGCCCCGGCCGGACCTGGTGGGGATAACCGCTTTCACCTCCCAGGCGAACCGCGCCTACGAGGTGGCCGCTCATTTCCGGCGTCTAGGCGTACCCGTGGTCATGGGCGGCATTCACGCAACCATGTGCCGAGAAGAGGCGATGGAGCGCGTGGATGCGGTGGTTGCGGGGGAAGCAGAGGGCATCTGGCCGGAGGTTTTGGAAGACGCCCAAAACGGCAGGCTGCGACAACGGTATGACGGAGGGCTTGCCGATATAAAGGACGTGCCGATGGCCCGACATGATTTGCTCAATGGGGGATATGCCTGCGGGGCCATTCAGACCACGCGCGGCTGTCCCTTGAACTGCAGCTTTTGTAGCGTGACGGCCTTTAACGGAGCCCATTACCGGCAACGACCCATAGCGGATGTGGTGCGGGAATTTCAGCTGATTCGAGAAAAGCATGTGCTGGTGGTGGATGACAATCTCGTAGGCACCCGCCGGGAGCACGTCGCCCGCGCCAAGGACCTTTTTCGTGCCATGGCACAGGCGAAATTGGGAAAGCAGTGGTTTGCCCAGGCCAGCATCAACTTCGCCGATGACGATGAACTCCTAACGCTAGCTGCCAAGGCCGGTTGCATCGGGGTCTTCATCGGCTTCGAATCCCCCACGCCCGAGGGGCTCCGGGAAATAGGCAAGAAATTCAACCTTCAGAAGGACCGGGATTTCCCCGGCTCGGTGCAGCGCATCCAGAGGCACGGCATACTGGTCGCGGGTTCCTTTATCATCGGACTGGACACAGACAAACCGGGTGTAGGCAAGCTTATAGCCGAGACAGCTAGGCGATACGGCGTGGACAATCTCAATGCGCTGTTTCTGACCCCCCTGCCCGGCACTCGCCTTTGGGACCAGATGAAATCTGATAACCGCATCGCCCTTAATGAATTCCCGGAGGACTGGAAATATTTCACGCTCACCTTCCCGGTGGCCCGGTATAAGAATTTGTCTCTGGAGGGCATTATCCAAGAGATGATCGCCTGCGATTGGAATTTTTATTCCATGCGGCGCATTCTGTGCAGAGCTTGGAGCAGCATATGGCGACGCTGCAAACCGCTGGTCAGCTTGGCGGGCAATTTCTCATACAAGAAAAATCTTCGCCTGAACCGGAAGTCATATGCAGGCTTTCAGTCGTACGCGGAAGCCAAGGGTTTGACCTGA
- a CDS encoding site-specific integrase gives MPKVKLAKRLLDGVKAEGSDMLFWDTEQVGLGVRVKPSGVKSFCLQYRNAQGRSRRITLGKYGRMTLDQARKIAREKLSAVDRGGDPAEERNAARGAPTVAELVSRYMLEHSEVKKKAESIRKDRFVVDHYVLPALGRYNVDEVSREQIAKLHHSLREKPYQGNRVLEIVRKMFNLAEAWGLRPDGTNPARHVEKYREQKRQRYLSEDEWARLGKALAEVDQDNSELPSVITAVRLLIFTGCRLSEILNLRWADVDWERGALRLEDSKTGPRLIPLGQASLELLENTEREAGNPFVCPGARPMRPLVNLQRPWRRIRQRAGLEDVRLHDLRHSFASVGAGAGMSLPVIGKLLGHSQAQTTMRYSHLGDDPLKQAASQIGERIAWAMAREPEKKVLPFAGGKKSTNGAKK, from the coding sequence ATGCCAAAGGTGAAGTTAGCCAAGAGACTGCTTGATGGTGTCAAGGCCGAAGGCTCTGACATGCTTTTCTGGGATACGGAGCAGGTGGGCCTTGGAGTGAGAGTGAAGCCTTCTGGCGTCAAGTCGTTCTGCCTTCAGTATCGTAATGCTCAGGGCCGGAGTCGACGCATCACCCTGGGCAAGTACGGCCGCATGACTCTGGATCAAGCCCGTAAAATCGCCCGAGAGAAGCTATCGGCAGTTGACCGGGGTGGAGACCCCGCCGAAGAGCGCAATGCAGCCAGAGGCGCTCCCACGGTCGCCGAACTGGTTTCTCGTTACATGCTCGAGCATAGCGAGGTCAAAAAAAAGGCGGAGAGCATCCGGAAAGACCGTTTCGTTGTTGACCACTACGTATTGCCCGCCCTGGGCCGCTATAACGTTGATGAGGTTAGCCGCGAGCAGATAGCGAAACTTCACCACAGCCTGCGAGAAAAGCCCTACCAGGGCAACCGCGTCTTGGAGATCGTCCGCAAAATGTTCAACTTGGCCGAAGCATGGGGGCTTCGGCCGGATGGCACCAACCCTGCCAGGCACGTTGAGAAGTACCGAGAGCAAAAAAGGCAACGATACTTGTCCGAGGATGAATGGGCCCGGTTGGGAAAGGCGCTGGCCGAGGTTGATCAGGACAACTCGGAGTTGCCCTCCGTGATCACTGCCGTGCGCTTGTTGATTTTCACCGGCTGCCGCTTATCCGAGATTCTAAATCTCCGATGGGCAGACGTTGATTGGGAGCGGGGGGCATTGAGACTTGAGGATTCGAAAACAGGCCCGCGGCTCATACCGCTCGGCCAGGCCTCCCTGGAGCTTCTGGAGAACACAGAGCGCGAAGCCGGCAACCCATTTGTCTGCCCGGGCGCCAGGCCCATGAGGCCGCTGGTAAATCTCCAACGTCCTTGGCGGCGGATACGGCAGCGGGCAGGGCTGGAGGATGTCAGGTTGCACGATTTAAGGCACTCGTTCGCTTCCGTGGGCGCTGGAGCTGGTATGAGCTTGCCGGTAATAGGGAAGCTGTTGGGCCACAGCCAGGCTCAGACCACCATGAGGTATAGTCACCTAGGGGATGATCCTCTCAAGCAAGCCGCGAGTCAAATCGGGGAAAGAATTGCCTGGGCCATGGCCCGGGAACCTGAGAAAAAGGTATTGCCGTTTGCAGGCGGCAAAAAATCAACCAATGGTGCGAAGAAGTAA
- a CDS encoding PAS domain-containing protein — protein sequence MKTSLKNAAEFEELRQHTAKLLLLQKDTKGTSPKRSPLDLIGDLEAFQYEIETQNEQLRQSQAELAATRDKYQDLFELAPVGFISLERNGAICEINSTGAAMLGRECRHLIGVSIFQFASSEHQLLLHNSLKSAGKAGEKRACEVELRPKLGPSRFLHVECIAQLDQWERTQRYHLAILEITERKKGDASTAKKIEQYRELLETIGAWFWEVDQDGRYLQVSTKVKYSLGYDPEEIIGKTLFDLMPPAEADRVRPLFRLALDNQEPLLHLKTTYLRKEGGRVFLETNGTPVIDGHGKCVGFRGMFGGRSPRLATSF from the coding sequence ATGAAGACATCTTTAAAAAACGCCGCCGAATTTGAAGAACTGCGGCAACACACTGCGAAGCTGTTGCTTTTGCAAAAGGATACGAAAGGCACTTCGCCTAAAAGAAGCCCTTTGGATCTTATCGGGGACCTGGAGGCTTTCCAGTACGAGATTGAGACCCAAAACGAACAACTCCGTCAGTCCCAGGCCGAATTAGCCGCAACCAGGGACAAGTATCAAGATTTGTTCGAATTGGCGCCGGTGGGTTTCATTTCCCTGGAACGAAATGGCGCTATTTGCGAAATCAATTCGACCGGTGCGGCCATGTTGGGCCGGGAGTGCCGTCATTTGATCGGGGTCAGTATTTTTCAATTTGCCTCAAGCGAGCACCAACTTTTGTTGCATAACTCCCTCAAATCCGCGGGAAAGGCCGGGGAAAAGCGCGCGTGCGAAGTGGAGCTCAGGCCAAAACTAGGCCCCTCCCGCTTCCTGCATGTGGAATGCATTGCCCAGCTTGATCAATGGGAAAGAACCCAGAGATACCATCTGGCCATACTGGAGATCACCGAACGCAAGAAAGGCGATGCGAGCACCGCGAAAAAGATTGAACAATACCGGGAACTATTGGAAACAATCGGTGCCTGGTTTTGGGAAGTTGACCAAGACGGCCGATACCTGCAAGTCAGCACCAAAGTTAAATATTCCTTGGGCTATGATCCGGAAGAGATAATTGGCAAGACTTTATTTGATCTTATGCCCCCAGCTGAAGCCGATCGGGTCAGGCCCTTGTTTCGCTTGGCCTTGGACAACCAAGAGCCCTTGCTTCATTTGAAAACCACCTATCTCCGCAAGGAAGGCGGACGGGTTTTTTTGGAAACCAACGGGACCCCTGTTATTGATGGCCATGGAAAGTGTGTGGGGTTCCGAGGAATGTTTGGCGGCAGATCCCCTCGTCTGGCAACCTCTTTTTAA
- a CDS encoding sel1 repeat family protein has translation MSVKHLAIIVLVLVFCLPPLAASARDDYGYQLPYRGEEQKKSIADLLSKAKAGDLKAQELLGERYLKGINAPQHFGWARKWYLRAAQQGSAQAMWEVATLCVEGKGGPKDLVQAYFWYTLAASKGIGQAVYLRNRLHSKLTSEEVERVQTRTSQWKPHPEGIPKP, from the coding sequence ATGTCTGTTAAGCACTTAGCGATCATCGTCCTGGTTTTGGTTTTCTGTCTGCCGCCGCTGGCAGCCAGTGCTCGGGACGATTATGGCTACCAGTTGCCTTACAGAGGCGAGGAACAGAAAAAATCCATCGCAGACCTGCTTTCCAAAGCCAAGGCTGGCGATCTAAAGGCACAAGAACTCCTGGGAGAACGGTACCTCAAGGGGATTAATGCACCTCAGCACTTCGGCTGGGCGCGGAAATGGTATCTGCGGGCGGCTCAACAAGGCTCAGCCCAAGCCATGTGGGAAGTGGCGACTCTTTGCGTGGAAGGCAAGGGCGGCCCGAAGGATTTGGTGCAGGCCTATTTCTGGTACACCCTGGCTGCATCCAAAGGAATCGGCCAGGCCGTGTATCTCCGGAATCGGCTGCACTCCAAGCTGACTAGCGAGGAAGTAGAAAGGGTACAGACGCGGACCTCCCAATGGAAGCCCCATCCCGAGGGTATCCCCAAACCATGA